Proteins encoded together in one Campylobacter peloridis LMG 23910 window:
- a CDS encoding 5-formyltetrahydrofolate cyclo-ligase, whose product MIKNNFRLQQKAKMKKTLTYQYKKDFLVFKNINKILKYHKKCKNILIYIPLNYEINLYKFRHFFAKKYQIFVPFMQDKSLKVVKLRLTLDKKSFGVYEPKDSFLHAHIDVAIIPVVGVDANLGRIGHGKGFYDRFFNDIQYKKPLVIFTQSINAKSEYYFSQDHDIKGNFYINPYKKFVRKVIKNDRNISWINSRFYRRRDWVCSRQKD is encoded by the coding sequence TTGATAAAAAATAATTTTAGACTACAACAAAAAGCTAAAATGAAAAAAACACTAACTTATCAGTATAAAAAAGATTTTTTGGTATTTAAAAATATAAATAAAATTCTAAAATATCATAAAAAATGTAAAAATATTCTCATTTATATACCCTTAAATTATGAAATAAATCTTTACAAATTTAGGCATTTTTTTGCTAAAAAATATCAAATTTTTGTACCATTTATGCAAGATAAAAGTTTAAAAGTAGTAAAATTAAGATTAACTCTTGATAAAAAGAGCTTTGGTGTATATGAACCAAAAGATTCTTTTTTACATGCACATATAGATGTAGCCATCATTCCTGTAGTAGGTGTTGATGCAAATTTAGGAAGAATTGGTCATGGAAAAGGATTTTATGATAGGTTTTTTAATGATATACAATATAAAAAGCCTTTGGTTATTTTCACACAATCAATTAACGCTAAAAGTGAATATTATTTTAGCCAAGATCATGATATAAAAGGGAATTTTTACATAAACCCTTATAAAAAATTTGTTAGGAAAGTAATAAAAAATGATAGAAATATTAGTTGGATTAATAGCCGTTTTTACAGGCGGAGGGATTGGGTATGTAGTCGCCAAAAAGATTAA
- the rny gene encoding ribonuclease Y, translating into MIEILVGLIAVFTGGGIGYVVAKKINDANFNIFLEQAKAKAKAIEYEAELTLKDAKNSVAEAEFSAKKKFDEKIQKLQKEHSAKMDELNKKEQNLSYQEKLYEENQNKLNKEKQNIKTMYEENENLKHTYEKKLSDVLKILEHSAGLTQDEAKTIVLKKVEENSRAEIAHIVRKYEEEARTEAKRKANYILAQATSRFAGEFAAERLINVVNIKNDELKGRIIGKEGRNVKTLEMVLGVDIIIDDTPGAIIVSCFNLYRRAIATKVIELLVEDGRIQPARIEEIHEKVCKEFDDGILEEGQTIIMDLGLNQMHPEIVKLIGKLRYRASYGQNALAHSLEVAHLAGIIAAECGGDEKLARRAGILHDIGKALTHEFEGSHVDLGAELCKRYKEHPVVINAIYAHHGHEEATSIESAAVCTADTLSAARPGARREVLEAFLKRVSELEDIAKSKEGVKKAYAINAGREIRVIVNAKLVNDDEAVLLAKEIAEEIEEKVQYPGEIKVNVIRELRAIDFAK; encoded by the coding sequence ATGATAGAAATATTAGTTGGATTAATAGCCGTTTTTACAGGCGGAGGGATTGGGTATGTAGTCGCCAAAAAGATTAATGATGCAAATTTTAATATCTTTTTAGAGCAAGCAAAAGCAAAAGCAAAAGCGATAGAATATGAAGCAGAATTAACACTTAAAGATGCTAAAAATTCAGTTGCTGAAGCAGAATTTAGTGCGAAGAAAAAATTTGATGAAAAAATTCAAAAACTACAAAAAGAACATTCTGCTAAAATGGATGAGCTTAATAAAAAAGAACAAAATTTAAGCTATCAAGAAAAGCTTTATGAGGAAAATCAAAACAAACTAAACAAAGAAAAACAAAATATAAAAACAATGTATGAAGAAAATGAAAATTTAAAACATACTTATGAAAAAAAACTTAGTGATGTTTTAAAAATTTTAGAACATTCAGCAGGACTTACTCAAGATGAAGCTAAAACTATAGTTTTAAAAAAAGTAGAAGAAAATTCAAGAGCTGAAATTGCACACATTGTTAGAAAATACGAAGAAGAAGCAAGAACAGAAGCAAAAAGAAAAGCAAACTATATATTAGCACAAGCTACTTCAAGATTTGCAGGAGAATTTGCGGCTGAAAGACTCATAAATGTAGTTAATATCAAAAACGATGAGCTAAAAGGTCGTATTATAGGTAAAGAAGGTAGAAATGTAAAAACTTTAGAAATGGTTTTGGGAGTTGATATTATCATCGATGATACACCTGGAGCGATTATAGTAAGTTGTTTTAATCTTTATAGAAGAGCCATTGCTACAAAGGTGATTGAACTACTAGTAGAAGATGGAAGAATACAACCTGCAAGAATAGAAGAAATTCATGAAAAAGTGTGTAAAGAATTTGATGATGGTATATTAGAAGAGGGGCAAACCATTATAATGGATTTAGGTTTAAATCAAATGCATCCTGAAATTGTAAAACTTATAGGAAAACTAAGATATAGAGCAAGTTATGGACAAAATGCCCTAGCGCATTCTTTAGAAGTAGCGCATTTAGCTGGGATTATTGCTGCTGAGTGTGGCGGGGATGAAAAGCTAGCTAGAAGAGCTGGAATTTTGCATGATATAGGAAAAGCTTTAACCCATGAATTTGAAGGTTCTCATGTGGATTTAGGTGCTGAGCTTTGTAAAAGATATAAAGAACATCCTGTAGTAATTAATGCAATATATGCTCACCATGGACATGAAGAAGCTACTAGTATAGAATCAGCTGCAGTTTGTACTGCAGATACTTTAAGCGCTGCACGCCCTGGTGCAAGACGCGAAGTATTAGAAGCTTTCCTAAAAAGAGTTAGTGAGCTTGAAGATATAGCAAAAAGCAAAGAAGGGGTTAAAAAAGCTTATGCGATAAACGCAGGAAGAGAAATTAGAGTTATAGTAAATGCTAAATTAGTCAATGATGATGAGGCCGTGCTTTTAGCCAAAGAAATTGCTGAAGAAATAGAAGAAAAAGTGCAATATCCTGGTGAAATAAAAGTAAATGTTATTAGAGAACTTAGAGCTATTGATTTTGCAAAATAA
- a CDS encoding DedA family protein: MQEMIDNLSTYGYLILFFYSFGGGMVAILAAGVLCASSTKLDLHLCIFLAFLANTIGSTLLFILGKYYKKDIMPYFKNHRRKIALAMIKIKKYGDLLLIVQKFIYGVKTIIPIAAGLCKFSFVRFFIINTLASLIWAVVLAYAGFIFGNTLKEAFEVFSNYPYIAPIFIITLILIIWLYLSRFSRKK, from the coding sequence ATGCAAGAAATGATTGATAATCTTAGCACTTATGGTTATTTGATTTTATTTTTTTATTCTTTTGGTGGAGGAATGGTGGCTATACTTGCTGCAGGGGTTCTTTGTGCAAGTTCAACTAAGCTTGACTTACACTTGTGTATATTTTTAGCTTTTCTAGCTAATACCATAGGTTCAACCTTGCTTTTTATTTTAGGAAAATACTACAAAAAAGATATTATGCCTTATTTTAAAAACCATAGAAGAAAAATTGCACTTGCTATGATAAAAATCAAAAAATATGGCGACTTGCTTTTAATAGTGCAAAAATTTATTTATGGAGTAAAAACTATTATCCCTATAGCTGCAGGACTTTGTAAATTTAGCTTTGTAAGATTTTTTATCATTAATACTTTAGCAAGTTTAATTTGGGCTGTTGTTTTAGCTTATGCTGGTTTTATTTTTGGAAATACTTTAAAGGAAGCTTTTGAAGTATTTTCAAATTATCCTTATATCGCTCCTATTTTTATAATCACTTTAATTTTAATTATATGGTTATATTTATCACGCTTTTCTAGAAAAAAATGA
- a CDS encoding ComEC/Rec2 family competence protein produces the protein MKIKFSINYAYREFFILLLCFFITFCFNLIYEYKKYQNFKITKHLFLKENIILSSQNKTTKKGKHYQILKVKNNNFIFYTANYSDLKFNKNDILSLRIITKNISFKDYLSKSFFVPSYDFNKSINNFNENKIKNYFLSQHTNEKIKEFYGALFFAQSVSKELRNDVNFYGIAHLIAISGYHLGLLFSFCFFILNPLYAFFQKRYFPYRSLKLDISIFAFMLLISYIFIIDFTPSYTRALCMALFGFYLFSRNIKILSFKFLFLSVAFCISIFPKLLFSIGFLFSILGVFYIYLYLYHFKKYFSNYIHIILLNFWTFLAMIIPVLHFFPLLSLQQFLAIPLSLIFIIFYPLVLLLHIFSYGNLLDTFLLNFFAIKSYSIDFTINNIYFILYLILSFLAIFNKYLALFVISLGLVPFIFLI, from the coding sequence ATGAAAATAAAATTCTCTATAAATTATGCTTATAGAGAATTTTTTATTTTATTATTATGTTTTTTTATAACTTTTTGCTTTAATCTTATTTATGAGTATAAAAAATATCAAAATTTTAAAATTACAAAACACCTATTTCTTAAAGAGAATATAATTTTATCAAGCCAAAATAAAACAACCAAAAAGGGCAAACATTATCAAATTTTAAAAGTAAAAAATAATAATTTTATTTTTTATACAGCAAATTATTCTGACTTAAAATTTAATAAAAACGATATTCTAAGTCTTAGAATTATCACAAAAAACATTAGTTTTAAAGATTATCTTAGTAAAAGTTTCTTTGTTCCAAGTTATGATTTTAATAAAAGCATAAATAATTTCAATGAAAATAAAATAAAGAATTATTTTTTAAGTCAACATACTAATGAAAAAATAAAAGAATTTTATGGGGCATTATTTTTTGCCCAAAGTGTATCAAAAGAACTTAGAAATGATGTAAATTTTTATGGTATAGCACACTTAATTGCAATAAGTGGTTATCACTTGGGATTATTATTTAGTTTTTGCTTTTTTATACTTAATCCTTTGTATGCTTTTTTTCAAAAACGATATTTTCCTTATAGAAGTTTAAAGCTTGATATTAGTATTTTTGCTTTTATGCTTTTAATTTCTTATATATTTATTATTGACTTTACCCCCTCATATACTAGAGCATTGTGTATGGCTTTATTTGGTTTTTATCTTTTTAGTAGAAACATTAAAATTTTAAGTTTTAAATTTTTATTTTTAAGTGTTGCATTTTGTATAAGTATTTTTCCAAAACTCCTTTTTAGTATAGGATTTTTATTTTCAATTTTAGGAGTTTTTTATATTTATTTATATCTTTATCATTTTAAAAAATATTTTTCTAATTACATACATATAATATTGCTTAATTTTTGGACTTTTTTAGCTATGATTATACCAGTATTGCATTTTTTTCCTTTGCTAAGTTTGCAGCAGTTTTTAGCTATACCGCTTAGTTTGATTTTTATTATTTTTTACCCTTTAGTTTTATTATTACATATTTTTTCTTATGGCAATTTGCTAGATACCTTTTTGTTAAATTTTTTTGCTATAAAATCATATAGTATTGATTTTACTATAAACAATATATATTTTATTTTATATCTGATTTTATCTTTTTTGGCTATTTTCAATAAATACTTAGCTCTTTTTGTAATTTCTCTTGGGCTTGTTCCCTTTATTTTCTTGATTTAA
- a CDS encoding ribonuclease BN: MNFKNIFKILLVLRDKEILNYAAALSFYTILSLIPLLFLCFWVFTQIPSFDMYQEKIKNLIFTFLIPTQQDIIIQYINTFLKNSVNLGLIGLLAMAITSLAFFSGYDYVINKLLQEDSKSLWHSISSYWTLATLTPLGLGVSFYISGFIQKTLDNFNIALNFFEILPYVIIWALFFVSYSSSVSKKGDLRALLLSSFGASVIWYISKMIFVYYAVYNKTYLNVYGSFSVILFFFLWIYISWIIYLLGLKAYLILNQENKGNKPKRNYKKS; this comes from the coding sequence ATGAATTTTAAAAATATTTTTAAAATTCTCTTAGTTTTAAGAGATAAAGAAATTTTAAATTACGCTGCGGCTTTAAGTTTTTATACTATTTTATCTTTGATACCTCTTTTGTTTTTGTGTTTTTGGGTTTTTACTCAAATTCCAAGTTTTGATATGTATCAAGAAAAGATTAAAAATTTAATTTTTACTTTTTTAATCCCAACCCAGCAGGATATAATCATACAGTATATCAATACATTTTTAAAAAATAGTGTAAATTTAGGATTGATTGGGCTTTTGGCTATGGCTATAACATCTTTGGCATTTTTTTCAGGTTATGATTATGTGATTAATAAACTTTTACAAGAGGATTCTAAAAGTCTTTGGCATAGTATAAGTTCTTATTGGACGCTAGCAACTTTAACTCCATTGGGACTTGGAGTGAGTTTTTATATTTCAGGTTTTATACAAAAAACTTTAGATAATTTTAATATTGCCTTAAATTTTTTTGAAATTTTACCTTATGTGATTATTTGGGCTTTATTTTTTGTATCTTATTCTAGTTCAGTCAGCAAAAAAGGAGACTTAAGAGCACTTTTGCTTAGTTCTTTTGGCGCTTCTGTGATTTGGTATATTTCTAAGATGATTTTTGTTTATTATGCTGTATATAATAAAACTTACTTAAATGTTTATGGCTCTTTTTCTGTGATTTTGTTTTTCTTTTTATGGATATATATATCTTGGATTATTTATCTTTTAGGTTTAAAAGCTTATTTGATTTTAAATCAAGAAAATAAAGGGAACAAGCCCAAGAGAAATTACAAAAAGAGCTAA
- a CDS encoding gycolate oxidase, subunit GlcD-related protein: MQKIHQKFFQELLGAQNAHFDPIHQRAYSYDATRKHYLPDGVLFPRDENDIVQILKYCNENKIIVIPRGSGSGFTGGSLAVNGGVVLSFEKHMNKILEIDLENLVAIVQPGVINMTLQKKVKEYGLFYPPDPASMEYSSLGGNVSENAGGMRAAKYGITKDYVMALRAVLPNGEIIRAGKKTIKDVAGYNLAGILIASEGSLAVLSEITLKLVALPKFKKTAMGIFSSIDDAMNAVYKTLAKGVTPVSMEFLDQLSIQAIEQKFQKGLPKDAGAILIADVDGNVKEALDADLNILHECFLNSGVKEFKIAKDEQEAADIWFARRNCSQSISIYGNLKLNEDITVPRSKLPELLKGIEAISKKYGFKIPCFGHTGDGNVHTNVMVSDKNDPALVKKGYEAVEEVFKLTISLGGTLSGEHGIGISKAPFMKLAFSEAEMNLMRNIKKAFDPNNILNPFKMGL; this comes from the coding sequence ATGCAAAAAATCCATCAAAAATTCTTTCAAGAACTTTTAGGGGCACAAAATGCTCACTTTGATCCTATCCATCAAAGAGCTTATAGTTATGATGCTACTAGAAAACATTATTTGCCAGATGGTGTGCTTTTTCCAAGAGATGAAAATGATATTGTTCAAATTTTAAAATACTGCAATGAAAATAAAATCATAGTTATTCCTAGAGGTTCGGGAAGTGGATTTACTGGGGGAAGTTTAGCGGTTAATGGTGGAGTGGTTTTAAGCTTTGAAAAGCATATGAATAAAATTTTAGAAATTGATCTTGAAAATTTAGTTGCTATAGTCCAACCTGGCGTGATAAATATGACTTTGCAAAAAAAAGTAAAAGAATATGGCTTATTTTATCCGCCTGATCCTGCTAGTATGGAGTATTCTTCTTTGGGAGGAAATGTTAGTGAAAATGCAGGAGGAATGAGGGCTGCAAAATATGGCATCACAAAAGATTATGTTATGGCTTTAAGAGCGGTTTTGCCAAATGGTGAGATTATTAGAGCAGGAAAAAAAACCATTAAAGATGTAGCAGGTTATAATTTAGCAGGAATTTTAATAGCAAGTGAGGGTTCTTTAGCTGTGCTTAGTGAGATTACCTTAAAATTAGTTGCTTTGCCTAAATTTAAAAAAACTGCCATGGGGATTTTTAGTAGCATTGATGATGCAATGAATGCGGTTTATAAAACCTTAGCTAAAGGTGTGACTCCTGTTTCTATGGAGTTTTTAGATCAATTAAGCATACAAGCTATAGAACAAAAATTCCAAAAAGGTTTGCCTAAGGATGCGGGTGCGATTTTGATTGCTGATGTAGATGGCAATGTTAAAGAAGCTTTAGATGCTGATTTAAACATTTTACATGAGTGTTTTTTAAATTCAGGTGTTAAGGAATTTAAAATCGCTAAAGATGAGCAAGAAGCAGCTGATATTTGGTTTGCTAGAAGAAATTGTTCTCAAAGCATTAGCATATATGGAAATTTAAAGCTTAATGAAGATATCACCGTGCCAAGATCAAAGCTACCAGAACTTTTAAAAGGTATAGAAGCAATTTCTAAAAAATATGGCTTTAAAATTCCTTGTTTTGGGCATACTGGCGATGGTAATGTGCATACTAATGTAATGGTGAGTGATAAAAACGATCCTGCATTGGTAAAAAAAGGTTATGAAGCTGTAGAAGAGGTGTTTAAACTAACTATCTCTTTGGGTGGAACTTTAAGTGGAGAGCATGGTATAGGCATTTCAAAAGCTCCTTTTATGAAACTTGCTTTTAGTGAAGCTGAAATGAACTTAATGAGAAATATCAAAAAGGCATTTGATCCAAATAATATATTAAATCCTTTTAAAATGGGACTTTGA
- a CDS encoding plasminogen-binding N-terminal domain-containing protein has translation MRVFFIFCCFLAFLQAKNFDLIQTKLEKVDDIYGYIKDDPKILLHSSGIVVHDIDTQKSIIARASVIGRENGFIKLQFKVFDMLAQDAMPLPNVLPQVGDKVVLNYLYDRALIIAPDKKVYDFIAQKMSGLYFLHPDLFGAHMIQEYRQTPKRSDFRSFCSQNAVGLLVVALEKKAEVVDCQDFGKIEEFEIPQAQSLQIPFYSRITGYKSDIFSLNDEAIGNYYVYYEKLINLTREEN, from the coding sequence ATAAGAGTATTTTTCATATTTTGCTGTTTTTTGGCGTTTTTACAGGCTAAAAATTTTGATTTAATTCAAACAAAGCTTGAAAAAGTAGATGATATTTATGGCTATATAAAAGATGATCCTAAAATTTTATTACATTCTAGTGGCATAGTAGTGCATGATATTGACACTCAAAAATCAATCATCGCAAGAGCTAGCGTTATAGGTCGTGAAAATGGTTTTATCAAATTGCAATTTAAAGTTTTTGATATGCTTGCTCAAGATGCTATGCCATTGCCAAATGTATTGCCACAAGTTGGCGATAAGGTAGTTTTAAACTATTTGTATGATAGAGCTTTAATCATTGCTCCTGATAAAAAAGTTTATGATTTTATAGCACAAAAAATGAGTGGTTTGTATTTTTTACATCCTGATTTATTTGGTGCACATATGATACAAGAATACCGCCAAACTCCCAAAAGATCAGATTTTAGATCATTTTGTTCTCAAAATGCTGTTGGTTTGTTAGTTGTTGCTTTAGAGAAAAAAGCTGAAGTAGTAGATTGTCAAGATTTTGGTAAAATTGAAGAATTTGAAATCCCTCAAGCTCAAAGTTTACAAATTCCATTTTACTCAAGAATCACAGGTTATAAAAGCGATATCTTTAGCTTGAACGATGAAGCTATTGGAAATTATTATGTATACTATGAAAAACTTATCAATTTAACTAGAGAAGAAAACTAA
- a CDS encoding peptidoglycan DD-metalloendopeptidase family protein, with translation MKKIIISLLISIKLFAISSVEELSWENGKTLLDFLQDHSIPLNLYYNLDTEDKELSAEIVSGIKYQMLKDDQGELEQVLIPISDDLQIHIFKNMDNKFVLNFTPISYIKEKRTIRVSINNSAYQDVYDESGSVTLARAMVRAFKNSVNFKNVKKGDSVVLIYEQKRRLGKLFGDININAALANIRGKEYSVFLYKDSYYNAQGKELENFFLTKPVKYTRISDRFTRARYHPILKRYRAHLGIDYAAPTGTPVKSAGDGIISFVGNKGGYGKVVQVKHVSGYMTLYAHLSRFAKIKRGQKVKQGQVIAYVGSTGMSTGPHLHFGLYLNNKAINPETIVKIPKSSLSGKNKEEFLKIAKDYQERLKNVGEDFKNPSKEQNVENYMEL, from the coding sequence ATGAAAAAAATTATAATATCTTTACTTATTAGTATAAAACTTTTTGCTATATCAAGCGTTGAAGAGCTTTCATGGGAAAATGGAAAAACTCTACTTGATTTTTTACAAGATCATTCTATCCCTCTTAATTTATATTACAATCTTGATACAGAAGATAAAGAATTAAGCGCAGAGATTGTAAGTGGCATAAAATATCAGATGTTAAAAGATGATCAAGGAGAACTTGAGCAAGTTTTAATCCCAATAAGTGATGATTTGCAAATTCATATTTTCAAAAATATGGATAATAAATTTGTTTTAAATTTTACTCCTATATCATATATAAAAGAAAAAAGAACTATACGCGTAAGTATTAATAACTCTGCTTATCAAGATGTCTACGATGAAAGCGGGAGTGTTACTTTAGCAAGAGCTATGGTAAGAGCATTTAAAAATAGTGTAAATTTTAAAAATGTGAAAAAAGGAGATAGTGTAGTATTAATTTATGAGCAAAAAAGAAGACTGGGAAAGCTTTTTGGTGATATAAATATTAATGCAGCACTAGCTAATATAAGAGGTAAAGAATATTCTGTATTTTTGTATAAAGATTCTTACTATAATGCACAAGGAAAGGAACTTGAAAATTTCTTTTTAACAAAACCCGTAAAATATACAAGAATTTCAGATCGCTTCACTAGAGCAAGATATCATCCTATTTTAAAACGATATAGAGCACACTTAGGCATTGACTATGCTGCACCTACTGGAACACCCGTTAAAAGTGCTGGAGATGGAATCATTAGTTTTGTAGGCAATAAAGGCGGTTATGGTAAAGTAGTTCAAGTTAAACATGTCTCAGGTTATATGACTTTATACGCTCATCTTAGTCGTTTTGCAAAAATCAAGCGTGGCCAAAAAGTTAAACAAGGGCAAGTAATTGCCTATGTAGGTTCAACCGGAATGAGCACAGGGCCACATTTGCATTTTGGACTTTATCTAAACAATAAAGCAATTAACCCTGAAACTATAGTAAAAATTCCAAAATCAAGCTTAAGTGGAAAAAACAAAGAAGAATTTTTAAAAATAGCTAAAGATTACCAAGAACGCTTAAAGAATGTAGGAGAAGATTTTAAAAATCCATCTAAAGAACAAAATGTAGAAAATTACATGGAGCTTTAA